A genome region from Etheostoma cragini isolate CJK2018 chromosome 4, CSU_Ecrag_1.0, whole genome shotgun sequence includes the following:
- the LOC117943149 gene encoding uncharacterized protein LOC117943149 has protein sequence MDGVLEEALVFCVCKLACSLLFLPSLAASYSPVSFCCCCLLVFTDFLVTVFLSFFCILESWLTELTPVGDVIALRFLFFLSHTYGAVLLLTTPLIAVETLTSLLWPHAVVAHRTVSQTDGQRCYVVEVTVEEEEGSKDNKDKEKGLSCVVGYLCCLSVWIAVALNVRWRWKREEVWAATCLHTTNSLIRCLPNLFSPMPSIVNPCWGMAFLSLLLLLLTTSIGLHRQHWDPAQMARTHTQKHGVNNNGDSCWKNLIPALSAPSKPVNPGMLKSEPAQCVDPEKTESSCNVHRACSWNTVQMSEHHHGDFVLISPDCLSEQSGGQEHEKTKRGIPLTFITEKHVVSQYRSLSGWGQRGFSCPGVNVMLGFVGVLFIFVLPLNLSVNILLIRTIETLLEWCIKSFKSGVANTSNTSPAHNETLV, from the exons ATGGATGGTGTGTTGGAAGAAGCGTTGGTGTTTTGCGTATGCAAACTGGCCTGCAGTCTCCTCTTCCTACCCTCGTTGGCAGCCTCCTACAGTCCCGTcagcttctgctgctgctgcctacTGGTCTTTACCGACTTCTTGGTCACAG TTTTTCTGAGTTTCTTCTGTATCTTGGAGTCCTGGCTGACTGAGCTGACCCCAGTAGGTGACGTCATTGCCCTGcgcttccttttctttctcagcCACACATATGGTGCAGTGTTGCTCCTGACCACACCTCTGATCGCTGTGGAGACCCTGACCAGCCTGCTGTGGCCTCACGCTGTTGTCGCTCACAGGACAGTGAGCCAAACAGATGGACAACGTTGTTATGTTGTGGAGGTAActgtggaagaggaggagggcagcaaagacaacaaagacaaagaaaagggcTTGTCCTGTGTTGTCGGCTACCTCTGCTGCCTTTCAGTGTGGATCGCCGTCGCCCTCAATGTCAGGTGGCGATGGAAACGGGAGGAAGTGTGGGCTGCTACCTGTTTGCACACAACCAACTCCCTCATCAGGTGTTTGCCCAACCTGTTTAGCCCCATGCCCAGCATTGTGAATCCCTGCTGGGGCATGGCCTTCCTCTcactcctcctgctcctcctgacCACCAGCATCGGCCTGCACAGACAGCACTGGGACCCTGCACAAATggcaaggacacacacacagaaacatggagTTAACAATAACGGCGATAGTTGCTGGAAAAACCTCATTCCAGCGCTGTCTGCGCCCTCCAAGCCTGTGAACCCTGGGATGTTGAAGTCGGAGCCAGCACAGTGTGTTGAcccagagaaaacagagagcagCTGCAATGTTCACAGAGCGTGTTCCTGGAACACTGTGCAGATGTCAGAGCATCACCATGGAGACTTTGTCCTCATCTCCCCCGATTGTTTGTCTGAACAGAGTGGAGGACAGGAGcatgaaaagacaaagagaggtaTACCTCTTACATTTATCACGGAGAAACATGTTGTCTCACAATACAGGAGCTTAAGTGGGTGGGGACAGCGGGGGTTTTCCTGCCCGGGGGTTAATGTAATGCTAGGGTTTGTGGGTGTGCTCTTCATCTTTGTGCTGCCTCTAAACCTCAGTGTGAACATTCTTCTGATCAGGACCATAGAGACTCTGCTGGAGTGGTGTattaaatcttttaaatcaGGTGTAGCAAACACAAGCAACACATCCCCCGCTCACAATGAAACACTTGTATAG